The genomic window GCGCCGATACTCCTGCAAAATTTGTAGGCTCTGGCTCTTTAAATCCGCAGAGACAGGTGTAGGCATAACGAACTTTACAGAGTTAGAGAACTGAGCATCGAGTAAGTCTTCAGGTTTCACTTAATGTGTCACGGAAAAAGTCCGCTCAGCATAATGGAAACCTGAGGAGTAATTAAAGATTTGATGAAGAGCCAGAGTCCCTAATATCCATGTTGAGAATCGAACCGTGCGCCTTCAAATAACCTTTGTTGCTGCTGAGGCACTGACCAATTGGACTGCTCATCTTGATCAAACGAAGTTCGTACAGCCAGCTTGTGTAGAACTTTTGACTCTGAACTATAGATTAAAAGCTTGCACGCAGAGCAACAACGGCATTTTCACTGAAAGGTTCACAGGCCTTGGTGGGTGATGATGCTGATGGTTGAAGCTGCTGCCAGATGTAGGCTGAATCAATGTCTTTGGTTGGTGAAACATGAAAATTTTTGTAGTAGCACCTCCACACAATACGCTGACCTTTAAGAACCGTATTCAGGATCGGACCGTCAGATATGGCCAAAATGCTAGGTGTTAGAGTGAGCTGACAACAAAAAAGAGGAGCACTTGCTCCTCTCACCTAACGTGCTGAAGGCACGCATTGAAAGCTATTGAAAGCCCTAGATTAGACCTGTTGATTCTAGGCCTCAGAGGGGTCCACACGAGCGTAGAATAGCCCACGGATTTTGACTTCTCTAGGTTCCTCTGCACCCATATCAGTGTCCGAGGTTTGCTCACTCTCGAAGGTACCGGCGATTTCACCTGTGGAGTTATCTACACGAGCGACTTGAAGAGACAGATGACCAGGCAATGTAAGTTCACGCTTGATATTCTTCTCTGTCAAATCTTCCCGATCAGACTGAGCAGGAAGGGCAACCGCGTTGTCATAGCCAGCAGTTAAACCACGGCCTTTGGGATCGAGAAAGTTAGCAGTACGATAGGTGTTGACTCTGAAATCGCCTTCAAAGTCTGTAGAGGTGCTAATTGCAGACAGACCCGGTTGCGTTTCAGCCACCAATCCCTTCACCGTAAATAGCAGAGCAACGCGCTCACCACCAGGTAATTGAACTGTGATCGGCTGGTAATCAAGGCCATCTTCTTCAACGAAGCGCAGAGTACCCGCTTGGGTAGGCTCTAACTTGCCTTTCACATAGGCAATCGTTGAGGTTGAACGGGTCAGTAATTTACCAGGGACGAATTGGGCAGCTTGCCGCTTATTGGTCGGTTCTTCCTTAACGAAAAATTCGGTGGGCTGGAGGCACAAATCAGAGATTTGGTAGGACTTGCCAGAATCAATAGGAATGTTGCCTCGGCTGACGCCCTCAAGCTGAGGGCAGTTGTTAGCGAGACCAGTTCCTCTGATCTGGTCGTAGGTTAGGGGACCACTACTGGTTGGAGCATCACTGCAAGCAGTCAACAGGCCAAAACACAGAGCAATCAGGGCGGTGATTAGAGCGCGATACCTCATGACAACCTCTCAACAGAACTGAGATAGAGCCGACAGAGCAGATGATTTCAGGCGACCACAGCTAGGTCGGACCTTATTTTACACGGGCTGTGTAGCCTTTATTTGCCCTTCTTTCAAACCTGGAGATCATGGCGAGATCACAGATTTGGAAGAGGCAACCGATACAATGTCGATATGTCTAATGCCCCTTCTGGCTTGTCTGAAGACCTGAACAGGCTGAGTTCTGAAGTTCACTCTCTCGCTCAGTCGTGCCAAGGCAACGCTGTAGAATTACTGGCGCTGCTGCGCTTGCTTGAGAATCTGCATCACGAGATTCGAGATACGTTCTTTCAAGAGGCGCTACCCAGCAATCGTCAGGCTCTATACAGTCTGCTCCGAGATATTGAGAATGCTGGAGGCTGGCCTAGCATTCCCCGATTGAAACTGCGTGAACTACTCATCCGCCTTCAAGCGCAAGAGATCTTCCCTGCCGAAAATAACTCTCATCGAGATAGCCTCTGAACTTAGGGTCTAGTGACCTTAAGGTTGCAAAGCTTCAGACAAAGAGTTGCACAGATGTAGAGTTCCGGAGATGTATTTAGGTTGAGAGGAGCTCGGCTACCCTGAATCTCGTTACAGATGACAGGCTTTGCGGACTGCCTGTTGCAGCAAGTGCTGGTACTCCTGATCAGAAATGGTATAGGCCCCAAAACGATCGAGGTGGGGGTTGTTCATCTGTGCGTCAAAGAGGATAAAGCCCTGCTGTCGCAGATGTTCTACAAGTTTAACCATCGCGACTTTGGAACCCTCAGGAATGGCGAAGAACATTGATTCGCCGATGAAAGCGCCACCAATGGCAAGTCCCAGAATCCCACCTGCAAGCTGGTCTCCCTGCCAAGTCTCAAAGCTGTGAGCCCACCCCGCTTCGTATAGGGCGTGATAAATGGTCTTCAATTCTGGGGAGATCCAGGTGCTTTCTCGATTCGCACAACCCTCAACCACGTCAGCAAAAGCTTGATTTATGGCAACTGAAAATCGGTTTTGGTTGAGAACTCGTTGGAGAGAGCGAGGATAGCGGAAGCCCTTGTCTAAAGGGATGAGCGCTCGCTGTCTGCTGCTATACCAGCCCAGGCGGTCACGGGGTCCCTCCGCCATTAGGAAATAGCCTTGAGCGTAGTTGTTAATGATGGTGGGGATGTCGAACCGCAATTTGCTCACGCTCATCCCTTCGGATTCAAACCTATAAGATACAAAGCTTTGCGATAGGTTGGGGGCTCCTATTCAAGTGCCCCCAACCCTGCTAATCAAACCTGCTAATTAAAGCCGTTGCTGCTGAAAGCTATTGCAGGTCTAAGCGTTCACCAAAGAACGGCGGGCAATCAGTTGAGTCAGATCCTTAACCCGTGAGGCATAGCCGTACTCGTTGTCATACCAGGAGAGAACTTTGATTGTGTACTCGCCCAAGCTCATCGTGGAGCCTGTATCAACGATGGACGACAACGGATTGCCGACAATATCGCTAGAGACAATATCGGGGCGAGCGATGCCGAGGATTCCTTTCATGCGCTCAGAGTCCGCAGCCTGATGGAAGGCTTGGTTAACGGCATCGACGCTAACTGCTTTCTCAGTTCGGACCACGAAGTCCACAACGGAGCCAGTGAGAGTAGGCACCCGTAGGGCTAAACCATCCATCTTGCCCTTGAGGGCAGGCAAAACCTCAGCTACCGCAGTAGCAGCGCCAGTGGTTGAAGGCACGATGGAAACTGAGGCAGCACGGCCACGACGAAAATCTTTGGGATCTGGTTTATCCACCAATCCCTGAGTAGCCGTGAAAGCGTGGCAGGTCGTGAGGAAGCCCGTCTCGATACCAAAGTTATCGAGCAGCACCTTCGCTACTGGAGCTAGACAATTGGTGGTGCAGGACGCATTAGAGACAATGTGGTGCTTGCCAGGATCGTACTGATCTTCGTTGACGCCCAGCACCAGAGTTAGGTCTGGTCCCTTAGCCGGAGCCGAGATGATGACTTTCTTGGCACCCGCTTCTAAATGTTTGGCAGCTCCATCACGGTTAGTGAAGAAGCCAGTAGATTCAATGACAATGTCAACGCCTAACTTACCCCAGGGAAGACTGGCGGGATCGCGCTCGGCGAAAACTTGGAAT from Leptolyngbya sp. FACHB-261 includes these protein-coding regions:
- a CDS encoding photosystem II manganese-stabilizing polypeptide, with the translated sequence MRYRALITALIALCFGLLTACSDAPTSSGPLTYDQIRGTGLANNCPQLEGVSRGNIPIDSGKSYQISDLCLQPTEFFVKEEPTNKRQAAQFVPGKLLTRSTSTIAYVKGKLEPTQAGTLRFVEEDGLDYQPITVQLPGGERVALLFTVKGLVAETQPGLSAISTSTDFEGDFRVNTYRTANFLDPKGRGLTAGYDNAVALPAQSDREDLTEKNIKRELTLPGHLSLQVARVDNSTGEIAGTFESEQTSDTDMGAEEPREVKIRGLFYARVDPSEA
- the aat gene encoding leucyl/phenylalanyl-tRNA--protein transferase — its product is MSVSKLRFDIPTIINNYAQGYFLMAEGPRDRLGWYSSRQRALIPLDKGFRYPRSLQRVLNQNRFSVAINQAFADVVEGCANRESTWISPELKTIYHALYEAGWAHSFETWQGDQLAGGILGLAIGGAFIGESMFFAIPEGSKVAMVKLVEHLRQQGFILFDAQMNNPHLDRFGAYTISDQEYQHLLQQAVRKACHL
- the gap gene encoding type I glyceraldehyde-3-phosphate dehydrogenase, with product MATRIGINGFGRIGRALLRAILKDPQNDLEVVAVNDLTDPANLAYLLEFDSAYGPLGIPVTAEDGQIRVGDQLAFQVFAERDPASLPWGKLGVDIVIESTGFFTNRDGAAKHLEAGAKKVIISAPAKGPDLTLVLGVNEDQYDPGKHHIVSNASCTTNCLAPVAKVLLDNFGIETGFLTTCHAFTATQGLVDKPDPKDFRRGRAASVSIVPSTTGAATAVAEVLPALKGKMDGLALRVPTLTGSVVDFVVRTEKAVSVDAVNQAFHQAADSERMKGILGIARPDIVSSDIVGNPLSSIVDTGSTMSLGEYTIKVLSWYDNEYGYASRVKDLTQLIARRSLVNA